A window of Micromonospora eburnea genomic DNA:
CCGGGCGTACGGCTGGAGCACCGACAACCCGTCGTCGGCCCGGACCTTCGCCGAGGCGGGACCGCACTGCACCGCCGTACAGCACGACGAGTCGGTGCTCAACGACAACCCCGATGTGCTGGCGGTCTGCGACGCGCTCGACCTGGCCAGCCTCAACCGGGGCCCGCTCGCGATGGGCCTGCTCACCGGCTCGACCCGCGCCGTCGGCAAGGACGACGTACGCGGGCTGGCCCCGGAGTGGCTGAGGTGGTTCACCGACGGCCGGCCGACACCGGAGTGGTCCGCTCGGGTCGCCGAGATCCGGGCGGCGCTGACCGCCGACGGGCGCACCCTCACCCAGGGCGCGCTGGGCTGGCTGCTGGCCCGCAGCCCGCGCACGGTGCCCATCCCCGGCTGCCGGACGGTGGCGCAGGCGGCGGAGAACTTCGCGACGCTCGCGCTCGGCCCGCTGCCCGCCGAGGCGTTCGCCGAGGTGGAACGGCTCCTGGCCGACCTGCGCCCGGCCGGCGCGGCACGCTGACCGGTCACCGGGGGCGTCGAGTGACTCATGCCGCTCGACGCCCCCGGCACCGCGGCCGTATCCGAAGATATGAGCATGCGGATCCTCATGGCCGGCGCGTCCGGCTTTCTCGGCACCCGGCTGGTCCACCGACTCACCGCGGACGGGCACCAGATCACCCGCCTGGTCCGCCGCGCGCCGCGTACCCCTGACGAGCGGCAGTGGAACCCGTCGGCCGCGCAGCTCGACCCGGCGGTGGTCGCCGACGCCGACGCTGTGGTCAACCTGGCCGGCGCCGGGGTGGGCGACAAGCGCTGGAACGACGAGTACCGGCGGGTGATCCGCTCCAGCCGGGTCGACCCCAGCACCACCCTGGCGATCACCATCGCGGGGTTGTCCGCCGCCGACCGGCCCGCGGTGCTGCTCAACGCCTCCGCGGTCGGCTGGTACGGCAACACCGGTGACCGGGTGGTCGAGGAGGACTCCCCCGCGGGCGAGGGCTTCCTGGCCGACGTCTGCCGGGTCTGGGAGGCCGCGACCCGGCCGGCCGAGGACGCCGGCGTACGGGTGGTGCGGCTGCGTACCGGGCTGCCGCTGCACCGCGACGGCGGCATGCTCAAGCCGCAGCTGCTGCCGTTCCGGCTGGGCATCGCGGGGCGGCTGGGCAGCGGCCGGCAGTGGCTGCCCTGGATCTCGATGCGCGACTGGCTGGACGCGGTGGCGCTGCTGCTGGCCCGCGACGACCTCGCCGGCCCGGTCAACGTGGTGGGTCCGAACCCGGTCACCAACGCCGAGTTCACCCGGGAACTGGCCCGCCAGCTGCACCGGCCGGCGATCATCCCGATTCCCGCGCTGGCCCTGAAGGTCGTCCTCGGCGGCTTCGCCCACGAGGCCCTGACCAGCGCCCGGGCCCTCCCCGGCGTGCTCACCAGGGCCGCCTTCCCCTGGACCCATCCCCAGCTTCCGGCAGCCCTGCACGCCGCCCTGACCGAGTGAGCGCGCGTTGATCATGGAGTTGTCGCGCCGACACGCCGGGCGACAACTCCATGGTCAACGGGGAGCGGGCGGGTTGGTCAGCAGCCGATGACCCAGTGGTTGGGGGCGGTCTGCCTGAGGGTGGTGGTGTAGAAGGTGTTGTAGAGGCCCATCTTCTCGTTGCTGCCCAGGGCGTAGGCGTAGCCGCCGGACTGGTAGGCGCGGCCGGCGGTCACGTGGGCGTAGTTGCTGGCGGTGACGCAGACCGGCGCGGTGGTCGGGGACGGGGATCCGGTCGGGCTCGGGGACGTGGTCGGGCTCGGCGAGGTGGTCGGGGAGGCGGTCGCCGTCGGGGTCGGGCCGGGGTTCGAGCCGCCGCCGTCCAGACCGAAGAAGAGCGCGTCCTGGTACGTCGAGCAGATGGTGTCCAGGAAGTACGCCGCCGCCGTACCGCACTGGTCGACGGCCGAGCCCGGGTCGACCGGCGTGCCGTGGCCCATCCCGGAGACCCGGTAGAGGCGGACCGCGTCGTTGCCGTACACCTCCAGGCTGGTGCCGGCGGGCAGCGAGGCGGTGCTGGTCGGGGTCTGCGACACCCCGAGCACGTTGGTCCACTGGTCCCGGGACTCGGTGGCGTTCGCCGTGGCGACGGTGTAGTCGCTGGTCCCGTGCCAGATCGCCACCCTCGGCCGGGGGCCGGCGTAACCGGAGTACGCGGCCCGGACCAGGTCGCCCCACTGCGCCGGGGTCTTGTCGACGCCCGGGTTCATGCAGGTGTACGCGTTGATGTTGCTGGTGGCGCAGCGGTAGGGCAGCCCGGCGATGACCGAGCCGGCGGCGAAGACGTCGGGATAGGTGGCGAGCATGACCGCGCTCATCGCCCCACCGGCCGACAGGCCGCTGACGTACACCCGGCCGGCGTCGGTGCCGTAGCTCGTCTTCGCGTAGTCGACCATCTGCTTGATCGACAGGGCCTCGCCCTGGCCACGTGCGGTGTCGCCGGTCTCGAACCAGTTGAAGCAGCTGGTGGAGTTGTTGGCCGAGGCCTGCTGCGGCACGATCAGCGCGAACTTCCACAGGTCGGCGTACTTCTGCCAGCCGGAGTTGGCGAAGTAGCCGGAGGCGTTCTGGGCACAGCCGTGCAGCAGCACCACGGCCGGCGCGCCGGCCGGCAGGTTGTCCGGCCGGTACGCGTACATGGCGAGGTTGCCGGGGTTGGAGCCGAAGCCGGTGACCTGGGTGAGCGTGGCGGCCTGGGCGGGCAGGGCGACGGCGAGCACCGTGGTCGCGGCCAGCACGATCCCGGCCGCCGCCCCGGCGAGGCGGGTGAGGATGGATGAGGAGCGGCGCACGGCGACCTCCTGAGGACGAATGTGAACTGGGTCACCCGGAATTTGCCGCGACGTTACGGCCGTGTTTCGTCACCCGACATGGTCGCCGCTCACATATTTACGAGCGCCGAAATGTGTCGTACGCCGGGTGGGGCCGGCGCGGCCGCGCCACCCAACCCGCACGTCGGCAAGGTTTCGTGTCTGACCGGCCTGTCCCGATCCGGTTGGTAACGTCCGCTGCGTGCCGACCTCCCCGTCCCTGGCCACCGACCCGTCGCCCGCGCCCCGTCCCCGGAACCGGCGCGCCGACCTGGTCGTGGTGCTCGCCGCGGCGGCCCTGGCGATTTGGGTCACCAGCGGGATGTGGTGGGACCCGAACACCCGGGCGATCACCGTCAACTCCAGCGACCAGGCGCTCTTCGAATGGCTGTTGGCCTTCGGCGGGCACGCGGTCACCCACGGGGAGAACCCGTTCTTCACCCACCTGATCAACGTCCCCGACGGGGTGAACCTCGCGGTCAACACCTCGATCACCGTGTACGCGGTGGTCTTCGCGCCGCTGACGTACCTGGTCGGGCCGCCCGCGACGTTCCTGGTGATCCTCACCCTCAACCTGGTCGCCACCGCGGTGGCCTGGTACTGGCTGCTCAGCCGCTATCTGGTGGGCAGCCGGCTGGCCGCCGGGGTGGGCGCCCTGTTCATCGGCTTCTGCCCGGCGATGGTCTCGCACGCCAACTCCCACCTGAACTGGACCGCCGGCTGGCTGGTGCCGCTGCTGATCTGGGGCGTGTTCCGGCTGCGCCGCCCCGGCCGGGCGGTACGCGGCGGGATCGTGCTCGGCCTGCTGGTGGCGCTCGCCTTCTCGATCGCCGCCGAGGGGCTCTTCTTCACCGCCCTGGCGGTCGCCCTCTTCCTGGTGTTGTGGGCGCTGCACCCGAGCCGCTGGGCCGAGGTCCGCGCCGCGCTGCCCAGCTTCGCCGGCGGGCTGGGGGTGACCGCGCTGGTGGCCGGGGTGTTGCTGGCGTACCCGCTGTGGCTGCACTTCGCCGGGCCGCAGCGCTTCCACGGCACCGGCTTCGACCCGCTCATCCACTCCGAGGACATCGCCGCGTACGGGTCGTACCCGCGCCGGTCCCTGGCCGGCTGGGCCGGGCTGGGCACCTCGCTGGCCCCCAACCCGACCGAGGAGAACTCGTTCTTCGGCATCCCGCTGCTGCTGCTCGCGGTGGCCTGTTTCGCGCTGCTCTGGTGGCGCGCCGAGCGGGCGTTCCGGGCCACGCTCACCGCGCTCGGCGTCACCGCGGTGGTCTTCGCGGTGCTGTCCTGGGGGCCACGGGCCAGGTGGAACGGCCGGCGGAGCGACCAGATCCTCCCGTTCGGGGTGCTGGACAACCTGCCGGTGATCAATGCGGCGCTGCCCTCCCGGCTGGCCCTGGTGGTCGCCCCGGTGATCGGGCTGCTGCTCGCGTACACCGTCGACCGGCTCCGCGTCCGGCCGCCCCGGCACCGCGCCATCACCGGGGCCTGGGCGCTCGGCTTCGCCGTCGCGCTGCTGCCGCTGCTGCCCACCCCGCTGCTGACCAGCGTGCGGGAACCGATCCCGGAGTTCATCACCAGCGGCCACTGGCGACAGTACGTCTCGCCCGACGGGGTGCTCACCCCGCTGCCGCTGGCCGTCGACGTCACTCCCGACGGCCAACGCTGGCAGGCGTACGCCCTGGCCCACGGGCAGGGTGAGTTCCACATCCCGGCCGGGTTCTTCCTCGGCCCCGGCGGGCCGGGCGGACGGGGCCGGATCGGGCCGGTGCCGCGGACCTTCGACTCGCTGATGGACCAGGCCGGACGGACCGGGCTGATGCCGATCATCACCGAGGGCAGCATCGAGGAGTCCCTGGCGGACCTGCACCACTGGCGGGTCGAGACCGTGATCCTGGCCGACCGGGTGCACGGCGCCAAGTACGACATCCACGAGGACGCCGTGCACCGCACCGCCACCGCCCTGCTCGGTCCGCCGCAGCGGGTGGACGACGTCTGGCTCTGGAAGGTCCCGCCGCCCTGACGCGACGAGGCTCACGGCGCGCGCCGGGAGGTCACGGGGCTAGGCTGGGCGGGTGAGCGTGACGACTTCCGGGCTGGCCGCCATCCGCGCCGGTGTGCTCGACTACCAGGCCGCGTGGGACGAGCAGCGCCGGCTGCACGAGGCCGTGGTGGCCGGCGAGCGGGGCGACAGCGTGCTGCTGCTGGAGCACCCGAGCGTCTACACCGCCGGCAAGCGGACCGAGCCGTGGGACCGCCCGATGGACGGCACCCCCGTGATCGACGTGGACCGCGGCGGCAAGATCACCTGGCACGGGCCGGGGCAGCTCGTCGGCTACCCGATCGTCAAGCTGCCCGACCCGGTGGACGTGGTCGCGTATGTCCGGCGCACCGAGCAGCTGCTGATCGACGTCTGCGCCGAGTTCGGACTGGCCGCCGGCCGGGTCGAGGGGCGCAGCGGCGTCTGGGTGCCGGAGGACGACCGGGGGCCCGCCCGCAAGGTCGCCGCGATCGGCATCCGGGTGGCCCGGGGCGTCACCCTGCACGGCTTCTCGATCAACTGCGACTGCGACCTGACGTACTTCGACCGGATCGTGCCGTGCGGCATCCGGGACGCCGGCACCACCTCGCTCACCGCCGAGCTGGGCCGCCCGGTCACCGTCGCCGACGTGCTGCCGGTGGTCGAGCGCCACCTGTCGACCCTCGTGCAGGTCTGAGCGGGAAGATCCGCCGCGTGGTGCCCCGGAGGGCAGCGCGCCGATCGTCCCCGTGGTGAACGGGCCGCAGGCCGACCACCCGCGCCGGCTACGGGTCGAGCTGCCGGACCGATCGCGTACCCTCGTCGGGTGCGGATCGACCTCGTCACCCTTGTCGTCGCCGAGTACGACCCGGCGATCGCGTTCTTCACCGAGGTGCTCGGCTTCGAGCTGGTGGAGGACAAGCCGTCCCTGACCAACGACGGCCGGCCGAAGCGCTGGGTGGTGGTCCGGCCGCCCGGCGGCGGGACCGGGCTGCTGCTGGCCCGCGCCGACGGGGAGCGGCAGGAGGCCGCGGTGGGTGACCAGACCGCCGGCCGGGTCGGCTTCTTCCTCCAGGTCGACGACTTCGACGCCACCTACCAGCGGATGGTCGAGGCGAAGGTCGAGTTCGTGCGGCCACCACGCACCGAGCCGTACGGCCGGGTCGCCGTCTTCCGCGACCTCGCCGGCAACCTCTGGGATCTGCTCGGTCCCGCCTGACCCCGAAGGGACCCGATGACCGACCTGATGTCGACCCAGCAACGGATCGCCGCCGAACTCCAGGTGGCAGCGACGTTCGACGCCGCCGAGGAGATCGAACGCCGGGTCGTCTTCCTCGCCGACCGTCTGGTCGACACCGGGCTGACCGCGCTGGTGCTCGGCATCAGCGGCGGGGTGGACTCCACCACCGCCGGGCGGCTCTGCCAGCTCGCCGTCGAGCGGGCCCGCGCCGCCGGCCACCCGGCGGTCTTCGTGGCGATGCGCCTGCCGTACGGGGTGCAGGCCGACGAGCACCACGCCCAGGCCGCCCTGGAATTCATCCGGCCCGACCGGGTGCTCACCGTCGACGTGCGGCCGGCCAGCGACGCCGCCCTGGACACGCTGGTGGCGGCCGGGCTGACCTTCCGCGACGCCGCCCAGCAGGACTTCGTGCACGGCAACGTCAAGGCCCGCCAGCGCATGATCGCCCAGTACGCGGTGGCCGGGGCGCTGGGCGGCCTGGTGGTCGGCACCGACCACGCGGCCGAGGCGGTCACCGGCTTCTTCACCAAGCACGGCGACGGGGCGGCGGACGTGGTGCCGCTGACCGGGCTGACCAAGCGCCGGGTCCGCGCCATCGCGCAGGCGCTGGGCGCCCCGGCGGACCTGGTCGGCAAGGCGCCCACCGCCGACCTGGAGAGCCTGGCGCCGGGCAGGCTCGACGAGGACGCGCTCGGCCTGACGTACGAGCAGATCGACGACTACCTGGAGGGGCGGCCGGTCCCGGCGGAGGTGGCGGCGGCGCTGGTGGCCCGCTACCGGGCCACCGACCACAAGCGGCGGCTGCCGATCGCGCCTCCGGTGAGCGGAGAGGCGGGCGACCCGGTCACCGCTGCGGTCCCCGCCCAGCGCTGATCCGCGCTCGCAACCACGGTTCGCCGAGCACGATCAGGCCGCCGATGCCGGTGCCGATCAACGTCTCCACACCCCGGTCGAAGAGCAGCTGGCCGGCCGGCCGGGGCGCCGCGAGCTGCCCCATCAGCAGCGCCATCGGGGTGATGAACAGCAGCGCCAGGCCGTAGTTGCGGCCGACCAGCAGCTCGGTGACGATCTGCAACCCCGCCACGACGAGCACGGTGGCGTACGGCGACAGGTGCGGTGCCAGCAGCACCGCGCTGGTCAGCAGCCCGAGCAGCGTGCCGAGGACCCGGTGCGCGGCGCGGACGAGCTGGGCGGTCATCCCCTGAACGGTCAGCGGGGCGACCGCCGCCACCATCGCCCAGTACGGGTGGCCGATCCCGACGGCGGTCACCGTGCCGCCGGCCAGCACCACGGCGAGGGCGTAGCGCACCGGCTCCCCCGTCCACCCGTGCGCCAGCCGGGCCGGGCGGCTCCGCTGCCGCCGCAGGACGCTGCCCACGTTTCCGACCAGCAGCGCGAACAGGCTGCTCAGCCCGGCCACGACCACGGCGATCGGCACGTCCGGCAGCGCGCGTGGGGCCGAGGCGACCGCGCCGAACGCGAAGACGAGGAACAGTGGCCCCGGCGGGTGCCAGTCCTGCGCGGCGGCGAGCGCCGAGCCCAGCGCCGCGACGGCCGCGGTGACCGGCACCGCGACCCACGCCCGCGACTCCAGCGAACCGACCAGCACCCCGAGGACGGTCGACAGCGTCAGCGCCATCCCGGCGCTCGCCTGCATCGCCATCCGGGACAGGTGCACGTGGTTGCGCCCGTAGAGCGAGGTGAACGCCCCGAAGACCGCGTACACCGACCAGCCGGGGTGATCCAGCGCGAGCACCGCGAGCAGCGGAACCAGCACGCTGATCCCGGCCCGCAGCGCGACCCGGTGGGCAGCCCCGGCCGGGCGGACGTGCAGCACCTGCCGCAGCATCACCCGCATCTGCTCGCGCATCCCGCTCCTCAGCCCCATCGGGTACCCCTCGTCGCTGTCGGCGAGGGGTACCCCGATGTCGGGGCGTGATCACGTGATCAGGGGGTGAGCCGGTGCAGGTCGCGCGGGAAGGCGGTCACCTCCCGGACGTTGGCCGCGCCGGTGAGCCGGGCCACGAAGCGCTCCAGCCCGATCGCGAACCCGCCGTGCGGCGGCATGCCGTGCCGGAACGCGTCGACGTAGCCGGCGTACGGCTCGACCGGTTCGCCCCGGGCGGCGAGGGCGGCCAGGTAATCCTCGTACCGGTGCAGCCGCTGCCCGCCGGTGACCAGCTCCATCCCCCGGAACAGCAGGTCGAAGCCGTTGGCGTACGCCGGCCGCGCCGGGTCGGGGTGGGTGTAGAAGGGCCGCTTCGCCATCGGGTACCCGGTGACGAAGAGGAAGTCCGAGCCGTGCTCGCGGTGGGCCCACTCGCCCAGCGCCCGCTCGTGCGCCGGGGCGAGGTCCGGCTCGTCGGCCGGCGCCCCGACGATCGCCAGCGCCTCGGTGAAGTGCACGGCGGGGATCTCCGCCGGCACCTCGGGCACGGTCACCCCGAGCGTGGCGAGCGCGCCACCGGCCCGGTCGGCGACCGCCCCGGCCATCCCGGCGAGGGTGTCCCGCAGCACGACCATCACGTCCCGGTGGTCGGCGACGAAGCCCAGCTCGACGTCGAGCGACGTGTACTGGGCCAGGTGCCGGACGGTGTCGTGCGGTTCGGCCCGGAACACCGGCCCCACCTCGTACACCCGCTCGAAGACCCCGACCATGAGCTGCTTGTAGAACTGTGGCGACTGGGCCAGGTACGCCGGCCGGCCGAACCAGTCCAGCGAGAAGACGTTCGCCCCGCTCTCGGTGGACGAGGCGACCACCTTCGGGGTGTGGATCTCCACGAAGCGGTGGGCGTCCAGGGTGGCCCGGAAGCCGGCCACCGCCGCCGCCGAGATCCGTAGCGCGGCCGACCGGGTCGGATGGCGCAACGCGGTCGGGGCGTGGTCGAGCTGGGTGGGCAGGGTCGCGGTGAGCGCCGGCCGGTACAGGTCGAACGGCGGCGGCACGGCGGGCGGCCCGAGCGGCCGTACGGTCGGCTCGGTGAGCTCGACCCCGGCGGGGGCGCTGTCGTTCGCGACCACCGTGGCCGTGACCTCGACCACGGTCTCCTCGGTGAGCTTCTCCACGGCCGCGCGGGCAGTCGGGTCGGTGACCACCACCTGGGCCAGGCCGGCGGCGTCCCGGACGATCAGGAACGCCACCGACTTGAGCAGCCGGCGGCGGTGCACCCAGCCGGCGATCCGGACGGTGTCGCCGATGTGGGCGTGGAGCTGGGAGGACAGGATGCGTTGCACGGCGGTTACC
This region includes:
- a CDS encoding FUSC family protein gives rise to the protein MREQMRVMLRQVLHVRPAGAAHRVALRAGISVLVPLLAVLALDHPGWSVYAVFGAFTSLYGRNHVHLSRMAMQASAGMALTLSTVLGVLVGSLESRAWVAVPVTAAVAALGSALAAAQDWHPPGPLFLVFAFGAVASAPRALPDVPIAVVVAGLSSLFALLVGNVGSVLRRQRSRPARLAHGWTGEPVRYALAVVLAGGTVTAVGIGHPYWAMVAAVAPLTVQGMTAQLVRAAHRVLGTLLGLLTSAVLLAPHLSPYATVLVVAGLQIVTELLVGRNYGLALLFITPMALLMGQLAAPRPAGQLLFDRGVETLIGTGIGGLIVLGEPWLRARISAGRGPQR
- a CDS encoding DUF2079 domain-containing protein, coding for MPTSPSLATDPSPAPRPRNRRADLVVVLAAAALAIWVTSGMWWDPNTRAITVNSSDQALFEWLLAFGGHAVTHGENPFFTHLINVPDGVNLAVNTSITVYAVVFAPLTYLVGPPATFLVILTLNLVATAVAWYWLLSRYLVGSRLAAGVGALFIGFCPAMVSHANSHLNWTAGWLVPLLIWGVFRLRRPGRAVRGGIVLGLLVALAFSIAAEGLFFTALAVALFLVLWALHPSRWAEVRAALPSFAGGLGVTALVAGVLLAYPLWLHFAGPQRFHGTGFDPLIHSEDIAAYGSYPRRSLAGWAGLGTSLAPNPTEENSFFGIPLLLLAVACFALLWWRAERAFRATLTALGVTAVVFAVLSWGPRARWNGRRSDQILPFGVLDNLPVINAALPSRLALVVAPVIGLLLAYTVDRLRVRPPRHRAITGAWALGFAVALLPLLPTPLLTSVREPIPEFITSGHWRQYVSPDGVLTPLPLAVDVTPDGQRWQAYALAHGQGEFHIPAGFFLGPGGPGGRGRIGPVPRTFDSLMDQAGRTGLMPIITEGSIEESLADLHHWRVETVILADRVHGAKYDIHEDAVHRTATALLGPPQRVDDVWLWKVPPP
- a CDS encoding aldo/keto reductase; this translates as MAMTRILGRSGIEVSAIGMGCWAIGGPLWGDGGQPFGWGEVDDDESIRTIHQALDLGVTLFDTASNYGAGHSERILGRALAGRRDDAVIATKFGNRFDEATRHATGTDASPAFAVTSLDESLRRLGTDHVDLYQLHINDLSPAAALDLVDTLEGLVAKGKIRAYGWSTDNPSSARTFAEAGPHCTAVQHDESVLNDNPDVLAVCDALDLASLNRGPLAMGLLTGSTRAVGKDDVRGLAPEWLRWFTDGRPTPEWSARVAEIRAALTADGRTLTQGALGWLLARSPRTVPIPGCRTVAQAAENFATLALGPLPAEAFAEVERLLADLRPAGAAR
- a CDS encoding TIGR01777 family oxidoreductase; this encodes MRILMAGASGFLGTRLVHRLTADGHQITRLVRRAPRTPDERQWNPSAAQLDPAVVADADAVVNLAGAGVGDKRWNDEYRRVIRSSRVDPSTTLAITIAGLSAADRPAVLLNASAVGWYGNTGDRVVEEDSPAGEGFLADVCRVWEAATRPAEDAGVRVVRLRTGLPLHRDGGMLKPQLLPFRLGIAGRLGSGRQWLPWISMRDWLDAVALLLARDDLAGPVNVVGPNPVTNAEFTRELARQLHRPAIIPIPALALKVVLGGFAHEALTSARALPGVLTRAAFPWTHPQLPAALHAALTE
- the aspS gene encoding aspartate--tRNA(Asn) ligase → MQRILSSQLHAHIGDTVRIAGWVHRRRLLKSVAFLIVRDAAGLAQVVVTDPTARAAVEKLTEETVVEVTATVVANDSAPAGVELTEPTVRPLGPPAVPPPFDLYRPALTATLPTQLDHAPTALRHPTRSAALRISAAAVAGFRATLDAHRFVEIHTPKVVASSTESGANVFSLDWFGRPAYLAQSPQFYKQLMVGVFERVYEVGPVFRAEPHDTVRHLAQYTSLDVELGFVADHRDVMVVLRDTLAGMAGAVADRAGGALATLGVTVPEVPAEIPAVHFTEALAIVGAPADEPDLAPAHERALGEWAHREHGSDFLFVTGYPMAKRPFYTHPDPARPAYANGFDLLFRGMELVTGGQRLHRYEDYLAALAARGEPVEPYAGYVDAFRHGMPPHGGFAIGLERFVARLTGAANVREVTAFPRDLHRLTP
- the lipB gene encoding lipoyl(octanoyl) transferase LipB, whose product is MSVTTSGLAAIRAGVLDYQAAWDEQRRLHEAVVAGERGDSVLLLEHPSVYTAGKRTEPWDRPMDGTPVIDVDRGGKITWHGPGQLVGYPIVKLPDPVDVVAYVRRTEQLLIDVCAEFGLAAGRVEGRSGVWVPEDDRGPARKVAAIGIRVARGVTLHGFSINCDCDLTYFDRIVPCGIRDAGTTSLTAELGRPVTVADVLPVVERHLSTLVQV
- a CDS encoding VOC family protein; the protein is MRIDLVTLVVAEYDPAIAFFTEVLGFELVEDKPSLTNDGRPKRWVVVRPPGGGTGLLLARADGERQEAAVGDQTAGRVGFFLQVDDFDATYQRMVEAKVEFVRPPRTEPYGRVAVFRDLAGNLWDLLGPA
- a CDS encoding extracellular catalytic domain type 1 short-chain-length polyhydroxyalkanoate depolymerase, with the translated sequence MRRSSSILTRLAGAAAGIVLAATTVLAVALPAQAATLTQVTGFGSNPGNLAMYAYRPDNLPAGAPAVVLLHGCAQNASGYFANSGWQKYADLWKFALIVPQQASANNSTSCFNWFETGDTARGQGEALSIKQMVDYAKTSYGTDAGRVYVSGLSAGGAMSAVMLATYPDVFAAGSVIAGLPYRCATSNINAYTCMNPGVDKTPAQWGDLVRAAYSGYAGPRPRVAIWHGTSDYTVATANATESRDQWTNVLGVSQTPTSTASLPAGTSLEVYGNDAVRLYRVSGMGHGTPVDPGSAVDQCGTAAAYFLDTICSTYQDALFFGLDGGGSNPGPTPTATASPTTSPSPTTSPSPTGSPSPTTAPVCVTASNYAHVTAGRAYQSGGYAYALGSNEKMGLYNTFYTTTLRQTAPNHWVIGC
- the nadE gene encoding ammonia-dependent NAD(+) synthetase; its protein translation is MTDLMSTQQRIAAELQVAATFDAAEEIERRVVFLADRLVDTGLTALVLGISGGVDSTTAGRLCQLAVERARAAGHPAVFVAMRLPYGVQADEHHAQAALEFIRPDRVLTVDVRPASDAALDTLVAAGLTFRDAAQQDFVHGNVKARQRMIAQYAVAGALGGLVVGTDHAAEAVTGFFTKHGDGAADVVPLTGLTKRRVRAIAQALGAPADLVGKAPTADLESLAPGRLDEDALGLTYEQIDDYLEGRPVPAEVAAALVARYRATDHKRRLPIAPPVSGEAGDPVTAAVPAQR